In Papaver somniferum cultivar HN1 unplaced genomic scaffold, ASM357369v1 unplaced-scaffold_12, whole genome shotgun sequence, a single window of DNA contains:
- the LOC113330941 gene encoding putative disease resistance protein RGA1, which translates to MISIGKNIAEKCDGLPLAANLLGSSMCSKREKSYWRSIVDDIDRLQGTPEHEKVISILKLSYDNLSPPLKQCFSYCCIFPKDWKIEREMLIRLWMAEGFLSPSSRGENISLEDIGNEYFEYLLWSSFFQDVEKYHESGDIWKCKMHDLVHDLATSVVDPNEFRIAKVRDDKEEALQVRRFQLLFDEGKNLASPTVLSNAVKLRTIVALEPKYISHVSSFFQCRRLRVLCPLSGWECGWRGCTLSSRSMSASSISKLKHLRYLDLSDMDLSPEVSLNHSYNLQTLILKFCRNVPSCLLNKIGSLKSLRHLDISFSDIKSIPENIGSLEHLSFLDLSRTKISKLPDSITYITSLRTLRFRSCCNLDALPSELGALTRLRCLDLSDTSIQELPESCISNLCNLEIVKLGSVCELPKEIKNWPKLRIFTHERFDDVMPRGIERLTCLETLKSYMVRQETEVCGSPSNKSYGGIEELAGLNSLEVLKIIKLENVRGGIEDGETAKLKDKQHLRKLHLEWGSTGGDDDQVRSSTSVKDTAVLEGLQPHSNLEKLVIEGFSGLKLPKWMMGCSLSNFLPNLVGLSFIDLDNCEQLPALGMLQFLRSLWIVRMKSIKCLGEEFYYQQENREEEESSSSDTSKRPSLFPSLVYLDICELENLEE; encoded by the coding sequence ATGATTAGTATTGGCAAGAATATAGCAGAAAAATGTGACGGTCTACCCCTTGCAGCGAACTTACTTGGAAGTTCAATGTGTTCCAAAAGAGAGAAAAGCTATTGGCGGTCAATCGTAGACGACATTGATAGATTGCAAGGTACACCTGAACATGAAAAAGTCATTTCAATATTAAAACTGAGCTATGATAATTTATCGCCTCCTTTGAAGCAATGTTTTTCATACTGCTGTATTTTCCCGAAAGATTGGAAAATAGAAAGAGAAATGTTAATTCGATTATGGATGGCAGAAGGATTCCTTTCGCCATCTAGCAGAGGAGAAAATATATCTCTTGAAGATATTGGTAATGAATATTTTGAGTATTTGTTGTGGAGTTCGTTCTTCCAGGATGTGGAGAAGTATCATGAGTCGGGTGACATTTGGAAATGTAAGATGCATGATTTGGTGCATGATCTTGCAACGAGTGTTGTAGATCCTAATGAATTTAGAATTGCCAAGGTAAGAGATGACAAGGAAGAAGCCTTACAAGTTCGTCGTTTTCAACTGCTATTTGATGAAGGGAAAAATTTGGCATCTCCTACAGTATTATCAAATGCTGTGAAACTGCGTACAATTGTTgctcttgaaccaaagtatattTCGCATGTCAGTTCTTTCTTTCAATGTAGGCGTTTACGAGTACTATGTCCTCTCAGTGGCTGGGAATGTGGCTGGCGTGGATGCACACTCTCTTCTAGGAGCATGTCTGCTTCATCGATTTCTAAGCTGAAACATCTGAGGTACCTTGACCTCTCAGACATGGATTTATCTCCTGAGGTATCTTTAAATCATTCTTACAATCTGCAAACACTCATACTGAAATTCTGCAGAAACGTTCCTAGCTGTCTTCTAAATAAGATTGGATCTTTGAAGAGTTTGAGGCATCTTGATATCTCGTTTTCGGATATTAAATCTATACCCGAAAATATTGGGTCCTTGGAACATCTGAGTTTCCTTGATCTTTCAAGAACAAAAATCTCAAAGTTACCGGATTCAATCACTTATATCACCAGTTTAAGGACGTTGAGGTTCCGTAGTTGTTGTAATTTAGATGCCTTACCAAGTGAGCTAGGAGCACTGACACGATTGCGGTGTCTTGATTTGAGTGATACTTCCATCCAAGAATTGCCTGAATCATGCATTAGCAACCTCTGCAATTTGGAGATTGTGAAACTAGGTAGTGTGTGTGAGCTTCCAAAGGAAATTAAGAATTGGCCGAAATTGAGAATTTTTACTCATGAGAGATTTGATGATGTAATGCCTAGAGGTATAGAAAGGCTTACCTGCCTTGAAACATTAAAGTCTTACATGGTTAGACAAGAAACAGAGGTATGTGGAAGTCCCAGTAATAAGAGTTACGGTGGCATTGAAGAGTTAGCAGGCTTAAACTCCCTTGAGGTATTGAAGATCATAAAACTTGAAAATGTGAGAGGTGGAATAGAAGATGGAGAAACAGCAAAGTTAAAGGACAAGCAACATCTTCGAAAATTACATCTGGAATGGGGTTCCACAGGTGGTGATGATGACCAAGTACGGAGTAGTACAAGTGTAAAAGATACTGCGGTGTTGGAGGGTCTCCAGCCTCACTCAAatttggaaaaattggtaataGAGGGATTCTCAGGTTTAAAGCTTCCAAAGTGGATGATGGGTTGTTCATTATCTAACTTCCTTCCGAATTTGGTGGGTTTAAGTTTCATAGATTTGGATAATTGTGAGCAGCTTCCAGCTCTGGGCATGCTCCAATTTCTTAGAAGTCTTTGGATCGTCAGAATGAAATCAATCAAGTGTCTGGGTGAAGAATTCTATTATCAACaagaaaacagagaagaagaagaaagcagtaGTAGTGATACTTCAAAGAGACCCTCATTATTCCCTTCGCTAGTTTATTTGGATATTTGTGAATTGGAAAACTTAGAAGAATGA
- the LOC113330933 gene encoding disease resistance protein RGA2-like — protein sequence MPLETVLLVTGVSEIIKRIIPVITKQITHAWGLKDNLRKLRDTLESIQALLASAEEKQVNDPTAGLWLRRLKDVVYDADDVIDEFSYQTMRSREHKVQALVSSSNPLLFRFKMANKIRTINKKLDEIFKNGERYRSQITSSSQNNPTSVFQSNRLTSSLGGTDSIFLGREIAKSDIIKILIHKSSPSLPSSSSGISSQPESVSALSIVGMGGLGKTTVAQMVYNDDSIMGNFKLRAWVCVSHPFDIFKILRGVIESITRNKCENPSNVDVLANQVKEKLTGKKYLLVLDDLWNEAVTDWENLKNYLSYGGVGSKILVTTRSRNGGNLVVMFMILKSYQKMLVGPLLRRKYCPGVEQY from the coding sequence ATGCCTTTGGAAACGGTTCTTCTTGTTACCGGGGTCTCTGAAATCATTAAAAGGATAATACCCGTTATTACTAAACAGATCACTCATGCTTGGGGTTTAAAAGACAACTTAAGAAAGCTTAGGGATACCTTGGAGTCAATTCAAGCTCTACTTGCTTCTGCCGAGGAAAAACAAGTTAATGATCCTACTGCCGGACTTTGGTTGAGAAGGCTGAAAGATGTTGTTTATGATGCAGACGACGTTATAGATGAGTTTTCTTACCAAACCATGCGTTCTCGTGAACACAAGGTACAAGCTCTTGTATCATCCTCCAACCCACTTTTGTTTCGATTCAAGATGGCCAATAAAATTCGAACCATCAATAAAAAGTTGGATGAGATTTTCAAAAACGGTGAGAGGTATCGGTCGCAAATTACTAGTAGTTCCCAAAACAATCCGACAAGTGTTTTTCAAAGTAACAGGTTAACCTCATCCCTTGGTGGTACTGATTCAATATTCTTAGGGAGGGAGATTGCAAAATCAGACATAATAAAGATATTGATCCACAAGTCGTCACCATCATTACCGTCGTCATCATCTGGGATTTCTTCTCAACCGGAGAGTGTATCCGCTTTATCCATAGTGGGTATGGGTGGACTGGGTAAGACTACGGTAGCTCAAATGGTCTACAATGATGACTCAATCATGGGAAACTTTAAGCTAAGAGCTTGGGTATGTGTCTCTCATCCTTTTGACATCTTTAAGATTTTAAGAGGTGTCATCGAGTCGATTACTAGAAACAAATGTGAGAATCCATCAAATGTCGACGTACTGGCAAACCAAGTCAAGGAAAAATTGACCGGTAAGAAATATTTGCTAGTGCTAGACGACTTGTGGAATGAAGCTGTTACAGATTGGGAAAATCTGAAGAACTACCTAAGCTATGGCGGCGTCGGCAGCAAGATATTAGTCACTACACGCAGTCGAAATGGCGGCAACTTGGTGGTGATGTTCATGATCTTGAAAAGTTATCAAAAGATGCTTGTTGGTCCATTATTGAGAAGAAAGTATTGTCCCGGGGTGGAGCAGTATTGA